From Diospyros lotus cultivar Yz01 chromosome 4, ASM1463336v1, whole genome shotgun sequence, a single genomic window includes:
- the LOC127800550 gene encoding F-box protein SKP2B-like isoform X1 has product MIGAEGFRTEDLGLCFEELMVFAGSGGDIGVAKMLGGGAIAEWKDIPMELLLRIVSLVDDQTVIVAAGVCSGWRDAICWGLTHLSLSWCKNNMNNLVLSLAPKFTKLQTLILRQDFSQLKDDAVEAIANYCHDLQDLDLSKSFKVTDRSLFALARGCPNLIKLNISGCSSFSDTSISYLAGFCRKLKYLNLCGCSRAASDKALKVIGYNCSQLQSLNLGWCEYVSDAGVMSLAYGCPDLRALDLCCCSLITDESVIALANNCPHLRSLDLYYCRNITDRAMYSLAQSRVRNKHPEMWESVENRYQEKEGLVNLNISQCTALTPPAVQAVCDSFPALHTCPGRHSLIISGCLNLTSVHCACSVQGLRAASMLPHPAV; this is encoded by the exons ATGATTGGGGCAGAGGGATTTAGGACTGAGGACTTGGGATTGTGCTTTGAGGAGCTAATGGTGTTTGCTGGTAGTGGTGGTGATATTGGGGTAGCTAAGATGTTAGGCGGTGGGGCGATCGCCGAGTGGAAGGACATTCCCATGGAGCTCTTGCTGCGAATCGTCTCGCTTGTCGATGATCAAACCGTCATTGTTGCCGCAGGAGTCTGCAGTGGGTGGAGAGATGCCATTTGCTGGGGACTTACCCACCTCTCCCTCTCATG GTGCAAGAACAATATGAACAACTTGGTTCTATCTCTTGCTCCTAAGTTCACAAAACTGCAGACTCTGATTCTGCGGCAGGATTTTTCGCAGCTTAAAGATGATGCTGTTGAGGCTATTGCGAATTACTGTCATGACCTGCAGGATTTGGACCTTAGCAAGAGCTTCAAGGTTACTGATCGCTCTCTGTTTGCTCTGGCTCGTGGTTGTCCAAATCTTATAAAACTCAACATTAGCGGGTGTTCTTCCTTCAGTGATACGTCTATCTCGTATTTGGCTGGATTTTGCcgaaaattaaaatacttaaatCTTTGTGGATGTTCTAGAGCTGCATCTGACAAGGCACTGAAG GTTATCGGATACAACTGCAGTCAGTTGCAGTCCTTGAACCTGGGATGGTGCGAGTATGTCAGTGATGCAGGAGTAATGAGTTTGGCATATGGATGCCCAGATCTGCGAGCCCTTGACCTTTGTTGCTGTAGTCTAATAACAG ATGAAAGTGTTATTGCTTTGGCAAACAATTGCCCTCATCTGAGGTCCCTCGACCTGTACTACTGCCGAAACATCACGGATAGAGCTATGTATTCACTGGCTCAAAGCCGAGTACGGAACAAGCACCCAGAAATGTGGGAGTCCGTGGAAAACAGGTATCAAGAGAAGGAAGGGCTTGTGAACCTCAACATCAGCCAGTGCACGGCCCTCACCCCTCCGGCTGTCCAGGCCGTGTGCGACTCCTTCCCTGCGCTTCATACCTGCCCGGGAAGACATTCTCTCATCATAAGCGGCTGCCTGAACTTAACCTCGGTGCATTGTGCCTGCTCTGTACAAGGGCTCCGCGCAGCCAGCATGCTGCCTCACCCTGCTGTCTGA
- the LOC127800550 gene encoding F-box protein SKP2A-like isoform X2: MVFAGSGGDIGVAKMLGGGAIAEWKDIPMELLLRIVSLVDDQTVIVAAGVCSGWRDAICWGLTHLSLSWCKNNMNNLVLSLAPKFTKLQTLILRQDFSQLKDDAVEAIANYCHDLQDLDLSKSFKVTDRSLFALARGCPNLIKLNISGCSSFSDTSISYLAGFCRKLKYLNLCGCSRAASDKALKVIGYNCSQLQSLNLGWCEYVSDAGVMSLAYGCPDLRALDLCCCSLITDESVIALANNCPHLRSLDLYYCRNITDRAMYSLAQSRVRNKHPEMWESVENRYQEKEGLVNLNISQCTALTPPAVQAVCDSFPALHTCPGRHSLIISGCLNLTSVHCACSVQGLRAASMLPHPAV; the protein is encoded by the exons ATGGTGTTTGCTGGTAGTGGTGGTGATATTGGGGTAGCTAAGATGTTAGGCGGTGGGGCGATCGCCGAGTGGAAGGACATTCCCATGGAGCTCTTGCTGCGAATCGTCTCGCTTGTCGATGATCAAACCGTCATTGTTGCCGCAGGAGTCTGCAGTGGGTGGAGAGATGCCATTTGCTGGGGACTTACCCACCTCTCCCTCTCATG GTGCAAGAACAATATGAACAACTTGGTTCTATCTCTTGCTCCTAAGTTCACAAAACTGCAGACTCTGATTCTGCGGCAGGATTTTTCGCAGCTTAAAGATGATGCTGTTGAGGCTATTGCGAATTACTGTCATGACCTGCAGGATTTGGACCTTAGCAAGAGCTTCAAGGTTACTGATCGCTCTCTGTTTGCTCTGGCTCGTGGTTGTCCAAATCTTATAAAACTCAACATTAGCGGGTGTTCTTCCTTCAGTGATACGTCTATCTCGTATTTGGCTGGATTTTGCcgaaaattaaaatacttaaatCTTTGTGGATGTTCTAGAGCTGCATCTGACAAGGCACTGAAG GTTATCGGATACAACTGCAGTCAGTTGCAGTCCTTGAACCTGGGATGGTGCGAGTATGTCAGTGATGCAGGAGTAATGAGTTTGGCATATGGATGCCCAGATCTGCGAGCCCTTGACCTTTGTTGCTGTAGTCTAATAACAG ATGAAAGTGTTATTGCTTTGGCAAACAATTGCCCTCATCTGAGGTCCCTCGACCTGTACTACTGCCGAAACATCACGGATAGAGCTATGTATTCACTGGCTCAAAGCCGAGTACGGAACAAGCACCCAGAAATGTGGGAGTCCGTGGAAAACAGGTATCAAGAGAAGGAAGGGCTTGTGAACCTCAACATCAGCCAGTGCACGGCCCTCACCCCTCCGGCTGTCCAGGCCGTGTGCGACTCCTTCCCTGCGCTTCATACCTGCCCGGGAAGACATTCTCTCATCATAAGCGGCTGCCTGAACTTAACCTCGGTGCATTGTGCCTGCTCTGTACAAGGGCTCCGCGCAGCCAGCATGCTGCCTCACCCTGCTGTCTGA